From Paenibacillus sp. PL2-23:
CCGCAGCAGAGGCTACAGCCTCCCTTGCCCAGTCGGCGATTGTCAGCCCATCGGCAAAGCCTGGATCCTCTTCCGTCTTCGGCAGCTGCAGCGCGTTCGCCAGCATAACCGTAAATTCCGCTCTCGTCACGGTACGCTCTGGACGGAAGGTGCCATCTCCGTAGCCGGAGGCGATCCCAAGAGCAACGGCCTTCTGGATCAGCTCCTGGGCCCAGTGGCCATCCGTATCGCTGAACGTCATGGCAGGGGATTGCATATCATCAACGGCCAGTACAGCAAATTTCGTAAAATGATCCACCTGCGCGGAAACCCGGTCCCCCTGAATCGTCGCGCCTGTCACTTCTACCCATTCCTTCGCCAGCTCGTCATAGTAGAACACGCCGACCCGCTGTCCGTCCTTCAGCTTGTCGGGATTAAAGCTGAAGCTGACGGTGACCGGATGGAGGAAATTGTCTGTCATGTCCTTGAGCAGCTCATATACAGCGCCGCTAAGCAGCGTGTGCCCCTGGAGCAGCTCCTCCGCTTTGACTGCTTTCTCGATGGTAATCGTCATCGACCGATTGGCCGCGCCCTTCGGTATTTGGACGGATGCTTCATGCCCTAGAGCAACCTCGCCAGCTTCTCCCGCTGGCAGTGTAAGCCGTCCAAGCCCGTTCGCTGGAGCTGTCGGAGGCGCAGGAGGCACATAACCAACCTCTGGCTCCGCTCTCTCGAAGCGCTCGTACACTCGAATCCGGCTTGTGTTATCCTGCTCTTGCCTTTCCGTCACGTAAAACCTTCCGTCAGGCGCTACAACAAAGGACTGCGGAAAAGCAATTTCCCCCTCGTTATCTCCCCAGGTCGCAAACAGCTCGCCGTCCGAGCTATACTGCCGAATGCTGCTGCGGAGCGGATCCAGCAAATAAACAGAGCCCTCTCCGTCAGCCTCAATGTTGTATCTCGGCGCAAACGGAGTCCAATGCCACTCCTCTCCCGCTATTGCCGTAGACCATTCCGACACGATCTCTCCGCTGACATCATAAGCTGCGATTAGACCCGTCCATTCGTACAATACAAACACATGGCCGTCGCTGCTTACAGCCATTCTTGCCGGGCTTCTAAGCTCAAACCCCCAATCATCTTCCCACTCCCATTCCTCTTCCTCTTCCTCTTCTACCACTTCTTCCTGCTCCTGCTCCTCCTCATTCTCATTCTCTTCTTGTTCCTCATTATCTCCACTGGGTGTGGCAGCTTCTAACGGCCATTGCAGAAGGAACTCGCCGTCAGCGTTAAACTTCTGAATGCGGTCAAAGTCCAGAACGTAGAGACTGCCTTCGGCATCCAGACCGATATCGCCCATTTGGCCGAACTGTCCTTCTCCCTCACCCTGCGTGCCCCAGTAGGCAATGAGCTCGCCGTTCGCATCGAGCTTCTGAATTCGATAATTTCCGCTGTCAGCGACATACCTATTGCCTTCACCATCAACGGCGACATCCGTCGGATACAGGAACTGGCCAGGGCTGCTCCCCGCCCCTCCTGAACCGTTCATGAAGCTGCCGGAGGCATTGAACTGCAGAAGCATGTGGCGGCCGGCTTCAAGAATATACAGCTTCCCCTCATCATCCACAACGCCCTCTCCCCACATTGGGCTCAGGCCTCCGTACTGCCCGAACGCGGCTTGGAACGCGCCATCCGGACCGAAGGTTTGAACACGCGAATTTTGCCCGTC
This genomic window contains:
- a CDS encoding S-layer homology domain-containing protein; amino-acid sequence: MRKRNNKRFCGWLAIAIFVGTIAPGAELATVRAAMVTGLDEVVKQGGFELPTHGLFDLPTDVAVDAEGNRYVADQYNHRIQKFDEEGRFLLKWGTYGSGNGQFDEPAEVEVDAEGNVYVLDELNNRVQKFSADGAYIGQWGSQGTADNQFNEPVGLAVDASRNVYVSDMNGSIKKFNASGELLLKWGQYGSADDGQMLNPDGIAVDAEGNVYVADRYLHRVIKFSAGGEFLTSWGTQGSEDGQLFNPMGIAVDASANVYVSDSYNHRIQKFDDEGGFLAQWGSEGSETGQFRFSWGLTVDAEGNVHIADGQNSRVQTFGPDGAFQAAFGQYGGLSPMWGEGVVDDEGKLYILEAGRHMLLQFNASGSFMNGSGGAGSSPGQFLYPTDVAVDGEGNRYVADSGNYRIQKLDANGELIAYWGTQGEGEGQFGQMGDIGLDAEGSLYVLDFDRIQKFNADGEFLLQWPLEAATPSGDNEEQEENENEEEQEQEEVVEEEEEEEWEWEDDWGFELRSPARMAVSSDGHVFVLYEWTGLIAAYDVSGEIVSEWSTAIAGEEWHWTPFAPRYNIEADGEGSVYLLDPLRSSIRQYSSDGELFATWGDNEGEIAFPQSFVVAPDGRFYVTERQEQDNTSRIRVYERFERAEPEVGYVPPAPPTAPANGLGRLTLPAGEAGEVALGHEASVQIPKGAANRSMTITIEKAVKAEELLQGHTLLSGAVYELLKDMTDNFLHPVTVSFSFNPDKLKDGQRVGVFYYDELAKEWVEVTGATIQGDRVSAQVDHFTKFAVLAVDDMQSPAMTFSDTDGHWAQELIQKAVALGIASGYGDGTFRPERTVTRAEFTVMLANALQLPKTEEDPGFADGLTIADWAREAVASAAAADYVNGYEDGTFRPNEPISRAAMAVVIAAALGLGGQSALTTSFADDAAIPAWAKSAAESLKERGMMQGKGSGVFAPSASATRAEAMKLIVRVVEKLDN